The following is a genomic window from Parabacteroides johnsonii DSM 18315.
CCTTGCCCGAAGAAAAGAGCTCCATCAGCTGTCCGGCGAGGCGGACAGCCTCTTCGAACGAAGGTTTCTCTCCTAAATGCAGGAAATCGTCTTCGGTGGCATAGCCCGCCTTGTGCAGTTCGTCAGCGATCTTTTTCCCGATGGGGTAGAGACAGACAGAAATGTGTTGTGCTTCTAATTCGTGCAGACGGACGGATAGCTCTTTCCATACGTTGGCATTGAACGTGCCGCATAATCCGCTGCTGGATGAGAAAACGGCGATAACGACCTGCTTCACCTCGCGCTTTTCAGTGTAAGGTGATTCCAGGTCACATTCCGCATCTAAAAGGCCGTTTAAGATGGAGGAAAGCTTGTTTGCATAGAGAAGTGTGTGTTCGGTCAACGTCTGGGTATGATGGAGCTTCGCCGAAGAGACCATTTTCATGGCTGCGGTGATTTTCTGTGTGCTCCGGATAGACGCGATCCGGACTTTTATTTCTTTTAGTGATGCCATAATCCCCTTTTTTAATTGACAATTAGGTGTCGCTTGTTGTAATTATCCATTGTCAATTGTCCATTGTTAATTGTTTCGCTGTTTCTTCCAGTTTTTTCCGGATATCGTCATCGATGGTTCCGGTTTTCAGGATGTCCAGCACGTCGTGCTGGTGTGATGTGTGCAGTTCGCGCAGGAATTCCTTTTCGAAGTCGTGCACTTTATCCAATGGGACTCCTTTCAGCAATCCCTGTGTACCGCAGTAAAGGATGGCGATCTGGTCTTCGACAGGCATCGGACTGTATTGAGGTTGTATCAGCAGTTGTGTGTTCTTTTGCCCTTTGTCGATCGTGAAAGCCGTAACGGCATCCATCTCGCCACCGAATTTGGAGAATGATTCCAGTTCGCGGAACTGTGCCTGATCGATCTTCAGTGTTCCGGCCACCTTCTTCATCGCTTTCAGTTGGGCATTACCACCCACACGGGATACCGAGATGCCGACGTTGATCGCTGGGCGGTTTCCCTGGTTGAAGAGGTCGGTTTCGAGGAAGATCTGCCCGTCGGTAATGGAGATGACGTTCGTTGGGATGTAGGCCGATACGTCGCCCGCCTGTGTCTCGATGATCGGCAGGGCAGTCAGGGAACCTCCGCCTTTCACCTTGTCCTTCATACTGTCCGGTAGGTCGTTCATCTGCCGGGCCACTTCGGGCTGGTTGATGATCTTGGCGGCCCGTTCGAGGAGACGGGAATGTAGGTAAAAGATATCCCCCGGATACGCCTCTCGTCCGGAGGGACGGCGCAGGATCAGGGATACCTCGCGATAGGCGACCGCCTGTTTCGAAAGGTCGTCGTAGACAACCAAGGCGTGACGTCCGCTGTCCCGGAAATACTCACCGATGGCGGCACCTGCAAAAGGAGCGAAATATTGCATGGCTGCCGGATCGGATGCTGTCGCGCTGACAACGATCGTATAATCCATCGCGCCTTTTTCCTGCAACGTGTTGACAAGCGAGGCGACGGTAGAACCTTTCTGCCCGATTGCTACATAGATGCAGTAGACCGGATTGCCGGCTTCGTAGTTGCCACGCTGGTTGATGATCGTGTCGATGGCGATGGAGGTCTTTCCGGTCTGGCGGTCTCCGATGATCAGTTCGCGCTGTCCGCGTCCGATCGGGATCATCGCATCGACAGCTTTGATACCGGTCTGCAACGGCTCGTTGACCGGCTGGCGGAAGATAACACCCGGCGCCTTGCGTTCGAGCGGCATCTCGCAGGTTTCTCCCATGATTTCCCCTTTTCCGTCGATAGGGTTTCCGAGCGGGTCGATCACACGTCCGATCATACCTTCGCTGACATCGATGGAGGCGATACGCCCTGTACGTTTGACGATGTCACCCTCTTTTACTTGGTCTGTCGGTCCCAGCAGGACAGCTCCCACGTTGTCCTCTTCCAGGTTCATCACGATCGCTTCCATCCCGTTGTCGAACTGCAGGAGTTCGTTAGCCTCGGCGTTGTCGAGACCGTAAATCCGGGCTACGCCATCGCTCACCTGGAGCACCGTACCCACTTCTTCCGTCCGGATGCCGGTACTGATCCCTTCCAACTGTTGACGCAGGATGGCGGAAACTTCACTCACTTTTATCTGATCTGTCATACTTCTTTCTGTTTTTATCTGTTTTCGAGTAACCGGCTACGGATGTCCCGTAGCTGTGTCGCATAGCTGGCATCTATCCGGTAGTTCCCGATACGCAGGCGGAAACCGCCGATCAGTTCCGGTTGTACGATGCCGGAAAATTCGATGGTGCTGCCTGTCTCTTCCTTCAGCTTGTCCTGGAGGTGTTCTTTTACCTCTTCGCTTACCGGAACTGCGGTGCCGAACTGCACGCGGGTGATGCGTTTGTCTTTCCGGTACAGGTGGATATAGATATGTGCCATGAAAAGCAGGAGGCTTTCCCGTTTATGTTCCAGTACGAGGTGCATGAAACGTTCATACAGGTCGGAGACCTCTATGCCGCCTGCTGCCGTCAGCAGCTTGAGTTTTTCCTCTACCGGGAGGATCGGATTGCCGAGGGCGATCCGCAGTTCCGGTTCGAGCGAGAAGCTGTCTGCCAGCATCTTCATATCATCGTATACCCTTGTTTCCAGTCCTTTCTCTTTTGCGAGGGAGAAAAGGGCTTTCGCATATCGGGAAGAGATTGTTCCTATATCCATACGTTACGATTTACAAAACGATACCTCATCCAACAGCCGGTCGATGATTTGTTGTTGTTCCTTGTCGCGGCTGATCTTTTCTTTCATCACCTTTTCTGCTATGGCGATCGAAAGGTCGGCAATCTCGGAACGGACTTCACGGATTGCTTTCTCCTTCTCTTCGCGGATACGCCGAGCAGCCTCTTCCACCTGCAAACGGGTTTCGGCGGCAGCTTTCCGGTGAGCTTCGTCGATGATTTGTTCCTTTTCGGCAAAGGCTTCTTTCAGGATAGCATTTTGCTTTTCCTTTGCTTCGGCAAGTATCCGGGCTCCCTCGGCCTGAATATTGGCAAGCTGTTCATTCGCCTGGCGAGCCGTTTCAAGAGAATTGTCGATGTAGGCCTTCCGCTGTTCCACTGCCTTGATGATGACAGGAAATCCGTATTTGGAAAGGATGGCAAAGACAATCCCGAATGAAACGATCATCCAGAACAGAAGTCCCGAATCCGGTGTTAATAATGACATAACCTGTTACTTTTTATTGGAATAAAGCCAGGAAACATACCACGATGGCAAACAACGCCACACCTTCAACCAGAGCACCCATGATCAACATCGAGGTACGGATTTCGCCCGCTGCAGACGGCTGGCGGCCGATTGCTTCGACAGCTCCTTTTCCGATCAGACCGATACCTATACCTGCACCGATAGCGGCAAATCCCGCTCCGATTGTTGCTCCCATCTTCGCTATGCCCATTCCGGCAGCTGCTTGTAATAAAATAGTCGATAACATAGTGTTTTAAACTTTAAATTAGTAACCTGATATATTTAATCTTTAACCTTAGCCAGACCAA
Proteins encoded in this region:
- the atpF gene encoding F0F1 ATP synthase subunit B, with translation MSLLTPDSGLLFWMIVSFGIVFAILSKYGFPVIIKAVEQRKAYIDNSLETARQANEQLANIQAEGARILAEAKEKQNAILKEAFAEKEQIIDEAHRKAAAETRLQVEEAARRIREEKEKAIREVRSEIADLSIAIAEKVMKEKISRDKEQQQIIDRLLDEVSFCKS
- a CDS encoding F0F1 ATP synthase subunit gamma is translated as MASLKEIKVRIASIRSTQKITAAMKMVSSAKLHHTQTLTEHTLLYANKLSSILNGLLDAECDLESPYTEKREVKQVVIAVFSSSSGLCGTFNANVWKELSVRLHELEAQHISVCLYPIGKKIADELHKAGYATEDDFLHLGEKPSFEEAVRLAGQLMELFSSGKADRVELLYHHFKNMATQVLTHKVYLPVTLPQAPVENTVPAIDYILEPSPESLQTLLFPKLLNLTVYTTLLDTTTSEHAARMMAMQTANDNANDLIQELTLQYNKTRQQAITNELLDIMGGQ
- the atpA gene encoding F0F1 ATP synthase subunit alpha; this encodes MTDQIKVSEVSAILRQQLEGISTGIRTEEVGTVLQVSDGVARIYGLDNAEANELLQFDNGMEAIVMNLEEDNVGAVLLGPTDQVKEGDIVKRTGRIASIDVSEGMIGRVIDPLGNPIDGKGEIMGETCEMPLERKAPGVIFRQPVNEPLQTGIKAVDAMIPIGRGQRELIIGDRQTGKTSIAIDTIINQRGNYEAGNPVYCIYVAIGQKGSTVASLVNTLQEKGAMDYTIVVSATASDPAAMQYFAPFAGAAIGEYFRDSGRHALVVYDDLSKQAVAYREVSLILRRPSGREAYPGDIFYLHSRLLERAAKIINQPEVARQMNDLPDSMKDKVKGGGSLTALPIIETQAGDVSAYIPTNVISITDGQIFLETDLFNQGNRPAINVGISVSRVGGNAQLKAMKKVAGTLKIDQAQFRELESFSKFGGEMDAVTAFTIDKGQKNTQLLIQPQYSPMPVEDQIAILYCGTQGLLKGVPLDKVHDFEKEFLRELHTSHQHDVLDILKTGTIDDDIRKKLEETAKQLTMDN
- the atpE gene encoding ATP synthase F0 subunit C, with amino-acid sequence MLSTILLQAAAGMGIAKMGATIGAGFAAIGAGIGIGLIGKGAVEAIGRQPSAAGEIRTSMLIMGALVEGVALFAIVVCFLALFQ
- a CDS encoding F0F1 ATP synthase subunit delta — encoded protein: MDIGTISSRYAKALFSLAKEKGLETRVYDDMKMLADSFSLEPELRIALGNPILPVEEKLKLLTAAGGIEVSDLYERFMHLVLEHKRESLLLFMAHIYIHLYRKDKRITRVQFGTAVPVSEEVKEHLQDKLKEETGSTIEFSGIVQPELIGGFRLRIGNYRIDASYATQLRDIRSRLLENR